A region of Sulfurovum sp. DNA encodes the following proteins:
- a CDS encoding F0F1 ATP synthase subunit B' codes for MLDIHISLIIFVFVLFLILLVVLNRLLLKPLLNFMDSRDHSIAKDLKVAKGMNSNIDELNAKAEENISNAKSEAAAIRQKAIEEEKILALSKIETKQGELDKVYAEFMENLVEQRQNLKNKLLSQMPLFKESLKAKFSKL; via the coding sequence ATGCTTGATATACATATATCGTTGATAATATTTGTATTTGTGTTATTCCTAATCCTTCTTGTTGTTTTGAATCGATTGCTACTTAAACCATTATTGAATTTTATGGATTCGCGTGACCATTCTATAGCAAAAGATCTCAAGGTGGCAAAGGGGATGAATAGCAATATTGATGAACTTAATGCTAAAGCAGAGGAGAATATCAGCAATGCCAAGAGTGAAGCTGCTGCAATTAGACAAAAGGCTATTGAAGAAGAAAAGATACTTGCCTTAAGTAAGATTGAGACCAAGCAGGGAGAACTAGATAAAGTATATGCGGAGTTTATGGAAAATTTGGTTGAGCAGAGACAGAACCTTAAAAATAAGCTTTTATCACAGATGCCTCTCTTTAAAGAGAGTCTAAAGGCAAAGTTTAGCAAGCTATAA
- a CDS encoding F0F1 ATP synthase subunit B — MKRLLWISLLFLPPLLLASNGNGGEVNHYLAQTGRENDFWPRVINFTIFAVLLWYLVASPIKDFFIGRSERIASQLKETEEKLQVAKEEKKEAQARLKESIKKADQIIKDAKKETLILAKKIAEANKQELEAIQKQFEEKIVFEERKATREVIDEVLSENITIDDIVLDEAKVIHIISGKVA; from the coding sequence GTGAAAAGATTACTATGGATATCTCTACTTTTTTTGCCTCCCTTGCTTTTGGCAAGTAATGGAAATGGTGGAGAGGTAAATCACTATTTGGCACAGACAGGGAGAGAGAATGACTTTTGGCCTAGAGTGATTAACTTTACAATTTTTGCGGTACTGCTTTGGTATCTTGTTGCTAGTCCTATCAAGGATTTCTTTATAGGTAGGAGTGAAAGAATTGCATCACAACTAAAAGAGACTGAAGAGAAGTTACAGGTAGCCAAAGAGGAGAAGAAAGAGGCACAGGCAAGGCTTAAAGAGAGTATCAAGAAAGCTGACCAAATTATTAAAGATGCAAAAAAAGAAACCTTGATACTTGCAAAGAAGATAGCAGAAGCAAATAAGCAAGAGCTAGAAGCAATACAAAAACAATTTGAAGAAAAGATTGTGTTTGAAGAGCGTAAGGCAACAAGAGAAGTTATTGATGAGGTATTGAGTGAAAATATTACAATAGATGACATTGTACTTGATGAAGCCAAGGTTATCCATATTATTTCAGGGAAGGTGGCCTAA
- a CDS encoding AAA family ATPase: protein MSEIISIANQKGGVGKTTTAVNLAAALAEKEKRVLLLDIDPQSNATTSLGFNRSDYEYNIYHVLIGSKNLSEIILKTHLEYLDIAPSNIGLVGIEKEFYDPHKKNRELVLKEKLKEVKDKYDFIIIDSPPALGAITINALSASDSVIIPIQCEFFALEGLAQLLNTVSLLKKTINPELKIKGFLPTMYSTQNNLSKQVLEDLSHHFNNKLFHLEENSKEYIMVPRNIKIAESPSFGKPVIEYASSSKGSIAYRDLATVIVRG, encoded by the coding sequence ATGAGTGAAATAATTAGTATAGCCAATCAAAAAGGAGGGGTGGGAAAAACTACCACAGCTGTTAATTTGGCAGCTGCTCTTGCCGAAAAGGAGAAGAGAGTATTGCTTCTTGATATAGATCCACAATCTAATGCTACAACTAGTTTGGGATTTAATAGAAGTGACTATGAGTACAATATTTATCATGTACTTATAGGGAGCAAAAATCTTTCTGAAATTATTCTTAAAACACATCTTGAGTATCTTGATATAGCACCTTCTAATATAGGCTTGGTCGGAATTGAAAAAGAGTTCTATGATCCACATAAGAAAAATAGAGAGCTTGTACTCAAAGAAAAACTTAAGGAAGTAAAGGATAAATATGACTTCATTATTATTGATTCACCACCAGCATTAGGTGCTATTACCATTAATGCTTTAAGTGCATCTGATTCAGTGATTATCCCTATTCAGTGTGAATTTTTTGCCCTTGAAGGTCTTGCGCAACTTTTAAATACAGTTAGCCTACTCAAAAAGACAATTAATCCAGAATTAAAGATTAAAGGTTTTTTACCAACAATGTACTCTACACAGAATAACCTTTCCAAACAGGTTTTAGAAGACCTATCTCATCATTTTAATAATAAACTTTTTCATTTAGAGGAAAATTCTAAAGAGTATATTATGGTTCCAAGAAATATAAAGATTGCAGAATCACCCAGTTTTGGTAAACCTGTAATTGAGTATGCATCTAGCTCAAAAGGCTCAATAGCATACCGAGATCTTGCCACTGTAATTGTGAGAGGGTAG
- a CDS encoding ParB/RepB/Spo0J family partition protein, whose product MALGRGLGEILSEVEEAYEKDLSNINSFELEAQGARIEELPVEKISPNPFQPRKHFDEVALKELSHSIQTHGLLQPIIVIEKEDGYLLVAGERRLRAHKLAQLSSIKSIIVNVEIDDFRMRELALIENIQRENLNAIELANSYAELIEVHKITHDELADIVYKSRSQITNTIRLLTLSEYAKRQIAEGRISQGHAKVLVGLDEKRQKTIVDSIIGQKLSVRDVEKMVKQNKNREDLTKDIKRPLSLLDEYANEIDTHLLFKHKYKAKSIEIYFENTQEVENFLAFLKNRS is encoded by the coding sequence ATGGCACTAGGTCGTGGATTGGGAGAGATCCTCTCTGAAGTAGAAGAGGCATACGAGAAGGACTTAAGTAATATTAATAGTTTTGAATTAGAGGCACAGGGTGCACGGATAGAGGAGTTACCCGTTGAGAAAATTTCACCCAATCCTTTTCAGCCTAGAAAACATTTTGATGAAGTAGCCCTAAAGGAATTAAGCCACTCCATTCAAACCCATGGTTTGCTTCAGCCTATTATTGTTATAGAAAAAGAAGATGGCTATTTGTTGGTTGCCGGTGAACGTCGTCTTCGTGCCCATAAGCTAGCACAGCTTTCTAGCATTAAATCAATTATTGTTAATGTGGAGATTGATGACTTCCGTATGCGGGAGCTTGCACTTATTGAAAATATTCAGCGTGAAAATCTCAACGCCATTGAATTAGCAAACTCCTATGCTGAATTGATTGAGGTACACAAGATTACCCATGATGAACTTGCAGACATTGTCTATAAAAGCCGTTCACAGATTACCAATACGATACGTTTGCTTACATTGAGTGAATATGCAAAAAGACAGATTGCAGAGGGTAGGATTTCCCAAGGACATGCAAAGGTTTTGGTAGGCTTGGATGAAAAGAGGCAAAAGACCATAGTTGACTCTATTATTGGGCAAAAATTGAGTGTACGCGATGTAGAAAAAATGGTTAAGCAGAACAAGAATAGAGAGGATTTAACGAAAGATATCAAAAGACCCCTTTCGTTACTTGATGAATATGCCAATGAGATTGATACACATCTTCTTTTTAAACATAAATATAAAGCCAAAAGTATTGAAATATATTTCGAAAACACACAAGAGGTTGAGAACTTTCTTGCATTCCTCAAAAATCGTTCATAA
- a CDS encoding F0F1 ATP synthase subunit delta, producing the protein MEELIAKRYVTALTSASKNITSITKILNVLTEVISNDEVMTILKSPIILTEKKTEMILSAIGDGADVTLTNFIKILGENKRLDLIPAITTVLNKELQKSSNKYEGVIKSAKRLSKEDLSKLEEILENYSGAKIKLKQQKDLPDSLRILVDDLGIEVNFSKQRVKEQLIDFIKKSL; encoded by the coding sequence ATGGAAGAGTTGATTGCTAAACGCTATGTGACCGCACTCACATCTGCAAGTAAAAATATTACTTCTATCACCAAAATTTTAAATGTATTGACAGAAGTAATTAGCAATGATGAAGTGATGACAATATTAAAATCACCAATTATTTTAACTGAAAAGAAGACAGAGATGATTCTTTCAGCGATAGGCGATGGGGCAGATGTAACATTAACAAACTTTATTAAAATACTTGGCGAAAATAAAAGGCTTGATCTTATTCCAGCCATTACAACAGTTTTAAATAAGGAACTTCAGAAATCTTCCAATAAATATGAAGGTGTGATAAAAAGTGCTAAAAGACTTAGCAAGGAAGACCTTTCTAAACTAGAAGAGATACTCGAAAACTATTCTGGAGCAAAGATTAAACTTAAGCAGCAAAAAGACTTACCAGATAGTCTTCGCATATTGGTAGATGATTTAGGTATTGAGGTAAACTTCTCTAAGCAGAGGGTTAAGGAACAACTAATTGATTTCATTAAGAAATCATTATAA